One segment of Paenibacillus rhizovicinus DNA contains the following:
- a CDS encoding SWIM zinc finger family protein, whose translation MDTDLMMDDTAWRKLLEGVAAYFDELTIIRGFQYHKQGRVETLGLRDDGVYLDARVKDNRVYEVAVDLGDLSKSTCACPLDRGCLHMVAALLRYAELCGRPIQALVNARAAARNAAKADAAEAGTGDGRLAGKGAGKAVAGDGTETGTGKSGAGKEGAGKEGAENSPLRAGTPSARLVRPTLTEQELTELPVALWHDRFRQRRGPLQANIRTAQEASDLLADLHAMRPDLPYALEQLFNLHAALFVLEQIVKPAQANWRQSGLFMGYHTQLALDGLLAQTRRMLEERLALSSETSAYWERLLETAAFLREQMLTEDKTLNCFASLYQSFWLHWLSPASAGSKHLYEEELQHLREAQQVLGNALSPLPWTLAQCLLWLYLERDEEALRLLAERGGKLLLKPEHLMPLLDVMSRAGQWERLRDWLVETGALLTGFRGEDLAPYGEYWSIVAEQLPEAKPAMWNTLASMLPFSRVIYEEALVAHGKWERWIDYQMSSGQEPLSFRVAVLKPIEKDAPELLLPFYHQAVERYVLQKNRDGYKAAAKLLKRLSKLYVRLKREERWEQFISAFASRNSRLRALQEELRKGGLLS comes from the coding sequence ATGGATACGGATTTGATGATGGACGATACGGCATGGCGCAAGCTTCTTGAAGGCGTCGCCGCTTATTTCGATGAACTGACGATCATTCGCGGTTTTCAATATCATAAGCAAGGACGCGTGGAGACGCTCGGCCTGCGGGACGACGGCGTCTATTTGGATGCGCGCGTGAAGGATAACCGGGTATACGAGGTTGCCGTGGATCTAGGCGATCTAAGCAAAAGCACATGCGCGTGCCCGCTCGACCGGGGCTGCCTGCATATGGTCGCTGCGCTGCTGCGGTACGCAGAACTGTGCGGCCGGCCGATTCAGGCGCTCGTCAATGCGCGCGCGGCGGCCAGGAACGCGGCCAAGGCGGACGCGGCGGAAGCCGGAACTGGCGATGGCAGACTGGCAGGCAAAGGTGCGGGCAAGGCAGTTGCCGGGGACGGAACGGAGACGGGGACGGGTAAATCAGGTGCTGGTAAAGAAGGTGCTGGTAAAGAAGGTGCGGAGAATTCGCCGCTTCGCGCGGGAACGCCGTCGGCCCGCTTAGTCCGGCCAACGTTGACCGAACAGGAGCTGACCGAGCTCCCCGTGGCGCTGTGGCATGATCGTTTCCGCCAGCGCAGGGGACCGCTGCAGGCAAACATCCGGACCGCGCAGGAGGCAAGCGACCTATTGGCCGATCTGCATGCGATGCGGCCCGACCTGCCCTATGCGCTGGAGCAGCTGTTCAATCTCCATGCGGCGTTGTTCGTGCTGGAGCAAATCGTGAAGCCGGCTCAGGCGAATTGGCGCCAGTCCGGGCTCTTCATGGGCTACCATACGCAGCTGGCGCTGGACGGGCTGCTCGCGCAGACGCGCCGGATGCTGGAAGAGCGGCTGGCGCTTTCGTCCGAGACGTCCGCTTACTGGGAACGCCTGCTGGAGACGGCGGCTTTCTTGCGGGAACAGATGCTGACGGAGGACAAGACGCTGAACTGCTTCGCATCGCTGTATCAATCCTTTTGGCTGCACTGGCTGTCTCCCGCTTCGGCCGGCAGCAAGCACCTGTACGAGGAAGAGCTGCAGCATTTGCGGGAAGCACAGCAGGTTCTCGGCAACGCGTTGTCGCCGCTGCCTTGGACGCTCGCGCAATGTCTGCTCTGGCTCTATCTGGAACGCGACGAGGAGGCCCTCCGGCTGCTGGCCGAGCGCGGCGGCAAGCTGCTGCTGAAGCCCGAGCATCTCATGCCGCTGCTGGACGTCATGAGCCGGGCCGGGCAATGGGAGCGGCTGCGCGACTGGCTGGTCGAGACCGGCGCTCTGCTGACCGGGTTTCGCGGCGAGGATTTGGCGCCGTACGGCGAGTATTGGTCGATCGTCGCCGAACAATTGCCTGAGGCCAAACCCGCCATGTGGAATACGCTGGCGTCGATGCTGCCTTTCTCTCGCGTAATTTATGAGGAAGCGCTCGTGGCGCACGGCAAATGGGAACGGTGGATCGATTATCAAATGAGCAGCGGTCAGGAGCCGCTCTCGTTCCGGGTCGCGGTGTTGAAGCCGATCGAGAAGGATGCGCCGGAGCTGCTGCTTCCCTTCTACCATCAGGCCGTGGAGCGGTACGTGCTGCAGAAGAACCGCGACGGCTACAAAGCGGCGGCGAAGCTGCTGAAACGGTTGTCCAAGCTGTACGTGCGATTGAAGCGCGAGGAGCGCTGGGAGCAGTTCATCTCGGCGTTCGCCAGCCGGAACAGCCGGCTTCGCGCCCTGCAGGAAGAATTGCGGAAAGGAGGGCTGCTGTCATGA